From a region of the Luteibaculum oceani genome:
- a CDS encoding 3-hydroxyanthranilate 3,4-dioxygenase yields the protein MNKVLLKQWIQDHQLDLKPPVGNKVIVDNEDMLVMAVGGPNARLDYHYNETPEFFYQIKGDLHLHLQVNGVHKEVILGDEELFLLDARVPHLPQRSAGSIGLVIELKRNENQKDGLLWFCPKCNSKVYEEYFGLKDIEKDFHAVFNKFYNSEALRTCKNCGAVHPKP from the coding sequence ATGAATAAGGTCCTATTAAAACAGTGGATACAAGATCACCAATTAGATTTGAAGCCTCCAGTAGGTAATAAGGTGATTGTGGATAACGAGGATATGCTGGTTATGGCCGTAGGTGGCCCGAATGCAAGACTTGATTATCACTACAACGAGACCCCAGAGTTTTTCTATCAAATTAAAGGCGACCTGCATCTTCATTTGCAGGTGAATGGAGTGCATAAAGAGGTAATTCTCGGAGATGAAGAATTATTTCTCCTGGATGCAAGAGTTCCTCACTTACCTCAAAGATCTGCCGGCTCTATTGGATTGGTAATAGAGTTAAAAAGAAATGAAAATCAAAAGGATGGCCTTTTATGGTTCTGTCCGAAATGCAATTCCAAGGTTTACGAAGAATATTTTGGTTTAAAGGATATAGAAAAGGACTTTCATGCCGTTTTTAACAAGTTCTATAATAGCGAAGCGTTAAGAACTTGTAAGAATTGTGGTGCAGTTCATCCAAAGCCTTAA
- a CDS encoding amidophosphoribosyltransferase: protein MSDALKHECGIALLKLKKPLQFYYEKYGTSFYGLNKMYLLMEKQHNRGQDGAGLANIKFDIKPGHRYISRKRSNLAQPIKDIFSSIQEEFAELERTDPDKLKNPNWLKEHLPFTGELFLGHLRYGTFGRNSIESCHPFLRQNNWMTRNLVLAGNFNLTNVDELFGKLLELGQHPKEYADTVTVLEKIGHFLDTENDKLFAQFKEKGHSNQEISRLIANELDVKRILHKASEDFDGGYVMAGLLGHGDAFVLRDPNGIRPCHYYEDDEIAVVTSERPVIQTAFNVKYEDIKELEPGCAIILKKKGDLQVERINPAGEKKSCSFERIYFSRGSDKEIYGERKKLGELLADRILKSVDFDVDHSVFSFIPNTAEIAFYGMIKGLENKVVANNIERLLKSGSDLNKDLLLKELAPKVRIEKVAIKDAKLRTFISSDEGRKDLVSHVYDITYNSIQPGKDNLVVIDDSIVRGTTLKESILRILDRLEPKKIVVVSSAPMICYPDCYGIDMARLGDFVAFQAAVELLKDKGQHHILEETYKQCLEEVQLPKEKVVNRVKQIYAPHTQAEMEAKISEILKPIGQKSEVEIIFQSVEKLHEACPNSKGDWYFTGDYPTPGGNKVVNRAFINYFEGNNQRAY from the coding sequence ATGTCCGACGCGTTAAAGCACGAATGTGGTATCGCTCTTTTAAAGCTTAAAAAGCCACTCCAATTTTATTACGAAAAGTATGGTACCTCTTTCTATGGTCTCAATAAAATGTACCTGCTTATGGAGAAGCAGCACAACCGCGGACAAGATGGAGCTGGATTGGCGAACATCAAGTTTGATATTAAACCAGGACACCGATACATCAGTAGAAAGCGATCTAATCTTGCTCAGCCCATCAAGGATATATTCTCTTCTATTCAAGAGGAGTTTGCAGAGTTAGAGCGCACCGATCCAGATAAATTAAAGAATCCAAATTGGTTAAAGGAACACTTACCCTTTACTGGTGAGCTTTTCCTAGGTCACCTTCGCTATGGAACTTTCGGAAGAAATTCCATAGAATCTTGTCACCCCTTTTTAAGACAGAACAATTGGATGACTCGCAATTTGGTCTTGGCAGGAAACTTCAACCTAACCAACGTAGACGAGTTATTCGGAAAGTTATTGGAACTAGGTCAGCATCCAAAGGAGTATGCCGATACGGTAACAGTACTTGAGAAAATTGGGCACTTCCTAGACACCGAGAACGATAAACTTTTCGCTCAGTTTAAGGAAAAAGGACACTCTAATCAGGAAATTAGCCGTCTAATCGCCAACGAATTGGATGTAAAACGTATTCTTCACAAAGCTTCCGAGGATTTTGATGGTGGTTATGTAATGGCGGGATTATTAGGGCATGGAGATGCTTTTGTATTAAGAGACCCAAACGGAATTAGACCTTGCCATTATTACGAGGACGATGAAATCGCTGTGGTTACTTCGGAGAGACCCGTTATCCAAACTGCCTTTAACGTTAAGTACGAAGACATCAAGGAGCTGGAGCCAGGATGTGCCATTATCCTCAAAAAGAAAGGTGACCTACAAGTTGAGCGAATCAATCCAGCTGGGGAAAAGAAATCCTGCTCATTCGAAAGAATTTATTTTTCAAGAGGTTCTGATAAAGAGATTTATGGCGAAAGAAAAAAGTTAGGAGAACTTCTAGCCGACCGTATTTTAAAAAGTGTAGATTTTGATGTAGACCACTCTGTATTTTCCTTTATTCCAAACACAGCGGAGATCGCCTTTTATGGAATGATAAAAGGTTTGGAAAACAAGGTTGTGGCAAATAATATCGAAAGATTATTAAAAAGTGGTTCGGATTTAAACAAAGATTTACTATTGAAGGAGCTTGCTCCCAAGGTAAGAATCGAAAAGGTAGCCATCAAAGACGCTAAGCTTAGAACCTTTATTTCATCGGACGAAGGAAGAAAAGACCTAGTATCTCACGTATACGATATTACCTACAATTCCATACAGCCAGGTAAGGATAATTTGGTGGTAATAGATGACTCTATTGTAAGAGGTACCACTTTAAAGGAATCCATTCTTAGAATACTCGATCGACTTGAACCAAAGAAGATCGTAGTGGTTTCTAGCGCGCCAATGATCTGTTACCCAGATTGTTACGGGATTGACATGGCGCGATTAGGTGATTTTGTTGCCTTCCAGGCAGCCGTAGAACTTCTAAAGGATAAGGGTCAGCATCACATTTTAGAGGAGACCTATAAACAGTGTTTAGAGGAGGTTCAATTACCGAAAGAGAAAGTTGTAAACCGCGTAAAACAAATTTATGCGCCTCATACTCAGGCTGAAATGGAAGCCAAGATCTCTGAAATATTAAAACCTATTGGACAAAAATCGGAGGTAGAAATTATCTTCCAAAGTGTCGAAAAACTACACGAGGCTTGTCCAAATAGTAAAGGAGACTGGTATTTTACTGGAGATTATCCAACTCCTGGAGGTAATAAAGTGGT